Below is a genomic region from Paraburkholderia sp. BL23I1N1.
GTTGTCTGCGCGTCGGCACCCAGGTAGTGCCACGAGACCCGGTGGTACGCCTTGCCGTCATCGGACGATCGCAGGTCGAGTTCGTAGCGCCGGCGGGACGTGATGATGGTGGCGGCATTTTCGAGTCCGGGCAGGCGCGCCTCGATAAATACATCCCGCTTCGTCAGAGCGGTGTGCTCAAGCCAGCGCTTGCCGGTATCCGACAGATAGACGCCCACCACTTCCTCGTCTGGTCCGAACACCAGATGCGTTTCCTGGCTGGTCCGCACGAGCACGGGGTACGAGTAGTCCGGGTCGTAGTCGTATACGACGAGCGACGCGTCATCAGGCGCGGGGTAGGGACCTTTGATCGCCGCAAGCGCCGCCGCTTGCCGGCGGTGCCGGGAGGACGAGGGAGCAGGATGTGGGGGGGCTGGGTCCGGCAGCTTCTGTGCCATGGAGGGTATGCCCGGTGGCAGCGGCGAGGCAGCAGGCGGGGCTGACGACGCGGATTGCCCGTTGGCCGTCGCCATGCTGGCACCGAGCAGCATCGCGACGCATGTGACGGATGCAATGACGTTCATTGCGCTGCTCCAGGATTGACGCCGAGGTAGGGCGTGAGACTGAAATGGGTGATACGCAGGCCGATCGGGTTGTCCTTCTCTTCGCCGGGCTTCAGGGTCTCGGGCGCGAGCAGGAAGCTGATCGTGAGCAGCATCTGTTTCGGTCGCGATGGTTTGCCGTTCACGCTCTCGACCAGTGTGAAGATCAGGTACGCGACCTGGCCATCGGGCGAGAACGAGGTGGAGTTCTCGACGAATTCACGGGTGAGCCCCGGCGTCTGCACGACACGCTGCGCGACGGGATCGGTCACCGTGATCCAGGTTTCGAGCTCCCGCGTCGCCGCACCCGATGTCCAGCCGAACGCAGCGGGGATCTGACGCGTGAGCGTGTCCTGGCTGTCGGCCTCGATCGTGAACACGCGTGAGGCCCATTTCACCAGGAAATAGCGCCTGTTGGCCGCGGTCACTGAATACGTTTCGGCGTAACGGTCCGAGACCCACACCGCGCCGCTCTTTTCATCATGCTCGACAAAATACGGACGCGGACCACTATGCGCACTCTGGACGATCAGTGCTGCGCATTCGCCGGCTGCAATCAGCGCGAAAGCAGCGGCGACCTTGATGGCGAGGCGCTTTTCCCACACGGGCCGCTGAAATGCAGCGAACCATGCGGCCACGGCTTCTCCGGTGTTGGGCGGCGCGAAGAGATCAGTGCCGGCAGGGGCGGCCGGGTCTGAACGGGACGGACGCGACGGTGGCATCTGTTCATCCATCGCTCATGCCTCCGCGCAGGCCCGCGCGTGCGGTGCTAGACTGAAACCCAGTTCACTTGCTGCGCGGGTGCAGCCATGGCCAGACTCAGGATCATCCTGCTGTATTTCGTGCTGCCAGTTTTCCTGTTTGCCGCGTTCCTCCTGTATCAGGTCGGCGCGCAGCATTTCGGCGTCGCGATGATGCTCGCGGGAGCAGTGGGGTTTCTCGCGTGGGCGGCATTTAGCCGGACGCCACGAGACAGGCAGCAGTCTCGGGAGGCAGACGAGCAGCATCTCAGAGATGCAGATGCGTCCTGGAATGCGTACTATGCGAGTCATCAAAACGAAAGTAGGCATCACTGATCTCATTTCAATACGTTGGGCGTCAACTTGTTCCCCATGACGCCCTTGCCAAAGCCGCGCAAGCCACCACCAGCGCCGCCTGAGACAAGCGACTTCGCGATGTCCGGCACCTGCCACATCATGAAAGCCCCTACGCCGCAGACGAGCGCAAGCGCGAGCATCGCAAGGTAGTTCGTCGCGTAGTATGCGTCACTGTTTGTGCCGCTTTGCATCGCCGTCTGCTGCACGAGGCTCTGGATGCCGGGCAGCACGCCGCTGTAGACGATCGCCATCATCAGCCAGGCCACCACCTTGAAGAGGCCTGCGGAGATCGTGAACCTGAGCCAGCCATCGAAGAGGAATTCACCGGCAGGCAGCACATACCAGGGAATCAGGACCGGTCCGAGGCAGAAGGCAATGTCGAGCAGGAACGAGCCGAACTGCACAACCACGACGAAGATCAACGTCATGAGCGTGATCGCGATGATCGCCAGCGCTTTCGCGAGGAACGCGAGCAGGATCAGCGGCAGGTTCCTGACGAGCGTCCAGATCGAACTCACGCCCGCCGAGTTCGCCCCTGCGTCACTCGTCGCACCGCATTCCTGATGTTCGGTGTTCGGAATCACAACGCCTTCGGGTGTGACATCGGGCACCTCCTCGCACACCTGGGCGGCTTCGGTGCGCACGCCCTGCATGATGGTCGAGGCGGCATTGACGAGCGCACGCAGCAGATCGCCAGGATTGCCGTCGCCGCCGGACACGCGTGAGGCCATCGTTTGCATGTTGTCGACGAAATAGCTATGAACCGTGGTGCTCCACGCGGTGAGCAGCACCAGGATGACCGCGCACCTGATCAGGTGGCGAAACAGGTTCGCGAAGAAGCCGGGGAAGTCGCCCTCGAGCAGCCACAGGAACACGTGCCAGGTCGCGATGATCAGGCCGAGCGCTGCGAGCAGGTCCAGACCGTCTGACAGGAACAGCGTCTGCAGGCTGCCTCCTTTCGTCTGCATCGTCGCGAATAGTATATTGAGGACCGAGATGACGTCGTTCATGACTCAGATTCCACATCCGTTTAGCGCAGACCGCCGGCGAGGCGGACCATAGCCAGCAGTGCAGCGAGCGGCAGCGCGAACCAGCCGGCCGCAAAGACCTGCGGGCTGTCGACCTGCACGATCAGGAGTCCTGTGAGCAGGGACAGGCGGGTATTGCGCGTGATCCGCCGGTCGAAGCGCCACTGCGCGTCTCGTTCCTCGTCGATGGTCTGACGGTGGCCACGGTACGCGCGTACACCCCCGAGGACGAGCCGCAGTTCGGCAGGTGTCATGCACAGCGAGCGGATCAGCCAGCGCAGCAGCATCGTCGCCTCCGGGTCACGGGTTCTGCAGCAGATCGAAGTCCGGCGCGCCCTGCGTCGTCTGCTGTTCCTGCTGGTTGACCCGGCCCATCGCTGCGGCGCGCGCGGCGGCGAGTTGCGCGGCATTGCCCTGGGCCTGCGCCTCGCCGGCGCGGTCCTGCATCTGCTGCGCGACCTGGCGCTGCATGAGCGCGTGCAGGTCCACCATTTCGCCGGCAAGCACGTTCGACTGCTGGTTCAGCATCTGCAGCCCTTGTACGGCGCCGGTGACATTCGGAATCTGGGACTGGATCTGCTGCAGGTTCTCCGCGCGAGCGGCGAGCGTGTTCAGGTTCTGCATGTCCTGCGTGAGCTGCTGCTGGTAGATCCCGCCACGCGTCGAGGCAAGCGACGTGTAGGCCGACAGCCACTGCGCCGGTGACATGCCGGTCGAGTTCATCTCCGACAGGCTGCGCCCGAACAGGCCACTCGTGGCGTTCGCCGCCTGCTGCAGCTGCGTGATCGCTGTCGACAGCGACTGGAAGTTCGCCATCTGTGTGCGGTAGGGGGCGATCGTCTGGTCGATGAGAGAAGCCGGCACCTGCTTCAGGTTCTGGACCATCGTCACATACTGCTGCAGGCGCGTGATCTGCGCCTGGACGTTCTGTTCGACCATCTGCGCCTGCTGCGAAACGGACGAAGCCAGTTCCGCGTGATTCAGGAGTTGCGTGATCTCCGTGGCGCCGCCGGTCATGCCGCCACCGGCCCGGGCAGCACTGACGTGCACAAGTAGACAAATGACGACCGGTGCGCCGATGCGGCCGAGCAGGGCGTTACGCATGGCCGGCCTCCGGCTCGGGCGCGGGCATTGCATCGCCGCGCGCCTGCGCTGCGGCTTCGTCGGTGTACCGTTCCTTCCAGTCCGGATAACCCGAATGCAGATGCCGGTCGAAGACGATCTGGGCGCTCATTTCCGAGCGCAGGATTGCGATTGAGCGGGGATCGAGCGGCACCGAAATGCGCCGCGACGCGCCACCCTGTTCGGCGATGAAGTAGTCGCGCTTTGCGACGAGCTTCTGGATCGTGCGGATCTGACCGTCGGACAGGCCGAAGTCGCGCTGGTAGGCGGTCTTCGCGGAGGGCGTAAAGTTCTCGACGGGCACAAACACGCGCACGAGTACGTTGTCGCGGATCTGCGGCCAGACGGACGAGGACGATACCTGCTCGGGCGACTGGGCATCCATCCATACGCAGCCGAGCTTCTTGCGCATCGTGACGATCCAGTTGCCGATCTGCGCGGCGAATGCCTCATCGTCGAGGAGGTTCCAGATCTCGGGCAGCATCACGAGCGTCGGGCCGATCACGCCGTTCGCGCGTCGCTGCTCGAGCGAATCCTGGATGCGGTAGGTGACGTACGACAGGAATGGCCGTGCGATCACCGGGCTCGCGAGAATCCGGTCAGTTGCCATCGAGACCCAGTGCGCGTCATCGAAGCTGTCGTCGACATTGTCGAAGTAGTGGGCGTGCACGGCCCCGCCGACCCACAGCGCCAGTTCGTCCGCGAGCGGCCCTGCCGGCAATGACGCGTGGACCGTGCCCAGTCGCCAGAGCCGCCGGTCGGTGCGGCTGCCCCGGCTACGAACCGCGGCGAATGCCGTTTCCAGCTCGCGCCGGTCGCCGGCGCTCACGCGATACGTGCCGCGTTGCTGCACGAGCAGTACGACCCATTCGACGAGGAATTCGAGATGCCGCTGATCAGCCAGCAGCACCAGCGGATTCATCTGCGCACGCTCGTCGCTGTGGACGTCTCCCGCCTCGCTGTCGAAATGCATGTAGCGACCACCCTGCAGGATCGTCGGGATGCGCATCGACAGATCCTTGTCGAAGCCATAGAGCCGGGCGTTCGGATACTTGCGAAAGAGCGTCGCGCACAGCAGCATGAAGATCGTCTTGCCGAAGCCGGTGCGCCCACATACCAGCATGTGCCCGACATCACCCAGAAAGCCGGTAAACCAGTAGGGTGTGCCGAACTCCGTTGGGAACGCAGCCAGCGCGGGACAAAGCACGCCGGTTTCCTTTGTCAGATGCTCGTTGATGCGGTGGCCGTCCGAGACACCGCGCAGCGGCAGCAGGCGGGAAAGGGCTTCCGTGTCGATGAACGACCATCGCGCACATTCGCGCCACATGCCGGGAATCGTGGTTGCGAACGCAGAAAGGGCGTGAAGGGTTTCGCGCAACGGCGTGAAGTGCGCTGCGCGCAGCGCTTCCTCTACCGCCTTGTGGGTGGCCACGGCCTGGGTCCATGCCGCGTCAGCGGCGTGGCCATCATCGAACGGCCCTGTCTCGAATACTGGCGAGTACGACAGCACGGACAGGTTGTAGTACCCGTACAGCTCTTCAGCCATCTCGACCTTGCCGGCGCGGCGGTTGGCTTCGTCGGCCGCCGCCGAACGTGCCTGGTTCTGCCGCGCACCAGACATGTCGCCGCCGCGCAGCGTGGCGGCAAGGAGCGATCGCGTATCGAGCCGGCGTCCTTCGTGATAGCGGCGCACGCCGTCGATGAAGCGCATCGTGGCAGAAGGGGATGTGACCCGGAAGCAGTGACTGATGGTTACCTCGCCCGGTACCTTGAGCAGGCCGTCGAGACTGGTCGGCAGAACGCTGTCCGGCCAGAAGTCACGGCGGCCTGGAATGCCTGCTGCGATCCCGAAGCGCTGGCGACCGCCAGCGTAGAAATGGAGGTAGTCGTGGCCGGGCCGCACTTCGGTATCGCACATGGCGACGTCGAGCGCAGGAATGTCGGGGACCGGCACGGCCTGCAGATGATCGCTGGCGGGCGAGCCGCAGGCGTGCATGAAGGCACCCAACCGGTCGCCGGACAGCCGTCGGCAGGCGAGGCGCGGGTTGCCGGCCACGAAGCCAAACAGGATGTGCTCGAACGTTTCGACGACGGTCGCAAGTTCCGAGGCGGTGTACGCGAACAGGTACTGGTCCGAGAACGTGCCGCGCACGGCCTGCATCAGCGACCGGGCGACGGGAAGCCCGTCGCGCGTCATCCCGTGCGAGACCTTGCCCGCGAAGCGATCGATGCCGACCTCGGGCGCCAGCGTGAAGGTCACGTAGTGACGGTTTGTATAGTTCGCAGCCTGCTCGAACGTTGCCCGTCGGGCGTCGTCCACCTGCTGTGAAACCGGATCCGGCATCGGTGCGCTGAGATACTGCGCGCTGCGCCGGCGGTGGACGGTCCACCACATCGTGACCGGACGGCGCGCCGTGTCGCGCAGGGACGTGACAAGGTTGTCCATCAGTTCGAGGATGTGGCCCGTCGACAGCGCATCGGCGTCGGGTCCTGAAAACGCGTACGTCGCCATCAACGCTGAGTCCTTGTTGACGACGAGCGCGTCGCTAAAGCGGAAGAGCCACGGCACCAGTTCGGCGGTCGAGCGCCGATCGCCATCAGTGCGTCGTGCAACGCGGGCCAGCGATTCGCTGTCGAACGGGGAGCGTGCAAAGGCGGACTTCAGCATGGCAACCCTCGCGCAAAGCCTTTCGGGCGCGCGTTGACCTTCTGGCGCAGGAGATGGCGCGGTTCGTAGTAATCGCCCTGGCGGCTGTATTTGGTGTAGCAGCGGATCTGGTCCGGATCGCGCCGCACGGCAAGCCACAGCACCGGGTGCGTCACCAGCACCGCGAGCAGCACCCACGCGTTGCGCATACCGGCGGCAAACGTGATCACGATGGCACCCTGTGCGATGCACCAGCGACGGTCGATGCCGAGCAGCAGGAACTGTTCGAGCATCGTCTTGCGGATGCGTGCCGCGAGCGGATTGTCCGGTTCGCTGTCCGCGCGTTGATCGGCGTGCTGTGCGTCCATTGCGTGTGTCCTCAGAGGTGTCCGTCAGAGCGTGCCGGTGCAGGCCGCGCCATGGTTGAAGACCTGTGCCCACAGCAGCGGCATGTTGAGAATCGCAAGCGTGCCGAGCACCCCGCGCAGTACGTGCGTCTTGATGTTGCTGCGACCATCGTCGAGCAGCCACAGCACGATCGAGCCGACCAGTGCGGAGAGGGACACGACTTCCAGCAGCTCGTTGTCGAGCACGTCCTGATAGACGGTGCACAGGCCACCGTTCCAGATGCCCGCATGAGCGATAACCGGGATCGAGCCAAGCCACAACGCAGTGAGGACTGCCCGGATGGGACGTTCATGGAGCAGCACAAGACTTCGCCACGCTGTGCGAACTGCGCGACACCAGCCGACGGCAGGGGAGACCGCGCGGCGCATGGCAATCACGCCCCGGGAGGTATGGGTTGTTTCAGGCATGGGCTGCCTCCTCGACATCGGCGTAGCGGGAAAAGAGACAGCGCGTGCGGTAACGGTCGTGCTCGACGCCGAGCACTTCGCGGATTTCGACGGGGCCGCGTATCGCGCCCTGCCGCTCGGCATGCACGAAGAATCGGAACGTCGAGGCAATCTTCTGGCGCAGGTCGGCGATGCTCATCAGGCGCCCCTCGTCACTCATGCGGATGAGCGATTCGAGTCGCGCGGGTGCCGTGTCAGCCGAGTCAGCGTGAAACGACACGATGGAGCCGGGGTGTCCCGTGTTGAGCGCTTCCATCAGGTCGAAGGCTTCAGCGCCGCGCACTTCGCCGACGATGATCCGGTCGGGGCGGATGCGCAGCGAGAAGCGCACGAGATCGCGGATGGTGATGCCGAGGTTGGCTTCCAGGCCCACGTGGTTCGGCGCGTGGACCTGAAGCTCCGCTGTATCCTCGATGGTAACGATCCGGTCGCTTGCCGGCATCGCATCGATCATCGCGTTGAGCAACGTGGTCTTGCCGGACGAAGTGCCGCCCGAAAATGCGACATTGATCCGCTCACGCATGACCCACTGGAAGAACTCGCACAACGCGGCACCACCGCCTGACAGCCGGTCGAGCAGGGCCGCATTGCGGCGCGGGGAGAAGGCGCGCTGCGCGGCAGGCAGTACGTCTAACGCGCCACTGCGCACGTAGTCGGCCAGACCGATGCGGCGGCGCGCGTGCTTTCGGATCGACAGCATATCGCCGTGAATGGCGACCGGCTGGCGGGCTGCGGCAAGACGAAGGCCGGGCAGCCGCGCATCGAGCAGTGGGGTCTGCGCTTTCGCATTGACGTTGGCGAGGATCGTGATCGCGCGATCGAGCGCGTCAGGATTCAGGTCGCACCCGGCCACAAACGAGATGATGCCGTTGCGCTCGACGAAAATGGTGTCCGCGCGGTTGACCATGATTTCCTGCACGTCGGGATCGGCGAGCATCGGTTGCAGCGGGCCGAGGTAATCGTTCAGTACCTCGATCGCGTATTCGTACGTGAGCCGGCTCATTGCGCGTTCCCCCATGCGATGGGTTCAAAAAGCCGGGCAATGAAGTTCGAGCTGGAATGCCTGGCGGTCACGGCTTCCTGCGGCTGAGCCACGGGTGCCGGAGCCAGGCGCAATTCGCGGTAGACGCGTCGCGCATAGGCAATGCGCTTCTCGCGTGTGCCGGCGTTGTACGCACCGATGGCATCCCATGTGAGTCCGAGGCGATGGATGTTCTGCG
It encodes:
- a CDS encoding VirB3 family type IV secretion system protein translates to MDAQHADQRADSEPDNPLAARIRKTMLEQFLLLGIDRRWCIAQGAIVITFAAGMRNAWVLLAVLVTHPVLWLAVRRDPDQIRCYTKYSRQGDYYEPRHLLRQKVNARPKGFARGLPC
- a CDS encoding conjugal transfer protein TrbJ, translating into MRNALLGRIGAPVVICLLVHVSAARAGGGMTGGATEITQLLNHAELASSVSQQAQMVEQNVQAQITRLQQYVTMVQNLKQVPASLIDQTIAPYRTQMANFQSLSTAITQLQQAANATSGLFGRSLSEMNSTGMSPAQWLSAYTSLASTRGGIYQQQLTQDMQNLNTLAARAENLQQIQSQIPNVTGAVQGLQMLNQQSNVLAGEMVDLHALMQRQVAQQMQDRAGEAQAQGNAAQLAAARAAAMGRVNQQEQQTTQGAPDFDLLQNP
- a CDS encoding VirB4 family type IV secretion system protein, whose amino-acid sequence is MLKSAFARSPFDSESLARVARRTDGDRRSTAELVPWLFRFSDALVVNKDSALMATYAFSGPDADALSTGHILELMDNLVTSLRDTARRPVTMWWTVHRRRSAQYLSAPMPDPVSQQVDDARRATFEQAANYTNRHYVTFTLAPEVGIDRFAGKVSHGMTRDGLPVARSLMQAVRGTFSDQYLFAYTASELATVVETFEHILFGFVAGNPRLACRRLSGDRLGAFMHACGSPASDHLQAVPVPDIPALDVAMCDTEVRPGHDYLHFYAGGRQRFGIAAGIPGRRDFWPDSVLPTSLDGLLKVPGEVTISHCFRVTSPSATMRFIDGVRRYHEGRRLDTRSLLAATLRGGDMSGARQNQARSAAADEANRRAGKVEMAEELYGYYNLSVLSYSPVFETGPFDDGHAADAAWTQAVATHKAVEEALRAAHFTPLRETLHALSAFATTIPGMWRECARWSFIDTEALSRLLPLRGVSDGHRINEHLTKETGVLCPALAAFPTEFGTPYWFTGFLGDVGHMLVCGRTGFGKTIFMLLCATLFRKYPNARLYGFDKDLSMRIPTILQGGRYMHFDSEAGDVHSDERAQMNPLVLLADQRHLEFLVEWVVLLVQQRGTYRVSAGDRRELETAFAAVRSRGSRTDRRLWRLGTVHASLPAGPLADELALWVGGAVHAHYFDNVDDSFDDAHWVSMATDRILASPVIARPFLSYVTYRIQDSLEQRRANGVIGPTLVMLPEIWNLLDDEAFAAQIGNWIVTMRKKLGCVWMDAQSPEQVSSSSVWPQIRDNVLVRVFVPVENFTPSAKTAYQRDFGLSDGQIRTIQKLVAKRDYFIAEQGGASRRISVPLDPRSIAILRSEMSAQIVFDRHLHSGYPDWKERYTDEAAAQARGDAMPAPEPEAGHA
- a CDS encoding TrbG/VirB9 family P-type conjugative transfer protein, producing the protein MNVIASVTCVAMLLGASMATANGQSASSAPPAASPLPPGIPSMAQKLPDPAPPHPAPSSSRHRRQAAALAAIKGPYPAPDDASLVVYDYDPDYSYPVLVRTSQETHLVFGPDEEVVGVYLSDTGKRWLEHTALTKRDVFIEARLPGLENAATIITSRRRYELDLRSSDDGKAYHRVSWHYLGADAQTTVGEVSPFGIEYPGNAPTSNAAARPDRATPEGQPASDTAGPDGPHIALDHANFDYRVEGKAPFAPVIVFDDGRFTYLQLPHQAELPAILLMDDKGEAEIASFVPLGNDFYEVQQTVPYGLLLKRGKEEVRIFNGQGKGCGLFGCDSARMTNVYGKP
- a CDS encoding VirB8/TrbF family protein, which produces MDEQMPPSRPSRSDPAAPAGTDLFAPPNTGEAVAAWFAAFQRPVWEKRLAIKVAAAFALIAAGECAALIVQSAHSGPRPYFVEHDEKSGAVWVSDRYAETYSVTAANRRYFLVKWASRVFTIEADSQDTLTRQIPAAFGWTSGAATRELETWITVTDPVAQRVVQTPGLTREFVENSTSFSPDGQVAYLIFTLVESVNGKPSRPKQMLLTISFLLAPETLKPGEEKDNPIGLRITHFSLTPYLGVNPGAAQ
- a CDS encoding CpaF family protein, which gives rise to MSRLTYEYAIEVLNDYLGPLQPMLADPDVQEIMVNRADTIFVERNGIISFVAGCDLNPDALDRAITILANVNAKAQTPLLDARLPGLRLAAARQPVAIHGDMLSIRKHARRRIGLADYVRSGALDVLPAAQRAFSPRRNAALLDRLSGGGAALCEFFQWVMRERINVAFSGGTSSGKTTLLNAMIDAMPASDRIVTIEDTAELQVHAPNHVGLEANLGITIRDLVRFSLRIRPDRIIVGEVRGAEAFDLMEALNTGHPGSIVSFHADSADTAPARLESLIRMSDEGRLMSIADLRQKIASTFRFFVHAERQGAIRGPVEIREVLGVEHDRYRTRCLFSRYADVEEAAHA
- a CDS encoding type IV secretion system protein, whose amino-acid sequence is MNDVISVLNILFATMQTKGGSLQTLFLSDGLDLLAALGLIIATWHVFLWLLEGDFPGFFANLFRHLIRCAVILVLLTAWSTTVHSYFVDNMQTMASRVSGGDGNPGDLLRALVNAASTIMQGVRTEAAQVCEEVPDVTPEGVVIPNTEHQECGATSDAGANSAGVSSIWTLVRNLPLILLAFLAKALAIIAITLMTLIFVVVVQFGSFLLDIAFCLGPVLIPWYVLPAGEFLFDGWLRFTISAGLFKVVAWLMMAIVYSGVLPGIQSLVQQTAMQSGTNSDAYYATNYLAMLALALVCGVGAFMMWQVPDIAKSLVSGGAGGGLRGFGKGVMGNKLTPNVLK